A window of the Besnoitia besnoiti strain Bb-Ger1 chromosome VI, whole genome shotgun sequence genome harbors these coding sequences:
- a CDS encoding hypothetical protein (encoded by transcript BESB_068030), whose amino-acid sequence MANSWRARRRLTLMVTAQCTRRSVVPKVQHLGLRWLLGFTSMYPLFLGVRIKADALRALASVCQRQLGALGSKQTAEPRRVTSPVPPDDVQPDVELHHRVCRLVGRFYTGVAVGPHGSLKKDILVYLKCRQAIFHTSLPCQRGDNLTDRGSADAIRLILNDQAIPYMEFHVGRSITSERFRNEFMRAKLPDNLPYYSDGFCEMAGAGTVLRYIAEKTNLMGVSPADKVKIQSIVEYGFSVLHSLWKADCQCGETERLSEDRAKAKFVKNKLFPILRSLNSLVPVYDEHSALTPAALVDEDSALSLTPRPQKKWIAGFVRSSKLHAQNFLSFFFSSLLLISSEFGSSILLPFVNITKHSQAVEYYRPNIRAFSESPHRY is encoded by the exons ATGGCGAACAGCTGGCGCGCCCGTCGTCGACTGACACTCATGGTCACTGCACAGtgcacgcggcgctcggTCGTGCCCAAAGTCCAGCACCTCGGTCTTCGTTGGCTTCTTGGATTCACATCCATGTACCCTCTGTTTTTGGGAGTTCGAATCAAAGCGGACGCCCTGCGGGCGCTTGCTTCCGTCTGCCAGCGACAGCTTGGCGCTCTTGGCTCAAAGCAgacggcggagccgcggcgtGTGACTTCCCCAGTTCCTCCTGACGACGTCCAACCTGACGTTGAGTTGCATCATCGAGTCTGCCGGCTTGTTGGAAGATTCTACACGGGTGTCGCTGTAGGCCCTCATGGGTCACTCAAGAAGGACATTCTAGTTTATCTGAAATGCAGGCAAGCAATTTTTCACACCAGCCTCCCATGCCAACGGGGCGATAATCTGACTGACAGGGGATCTGCTGATGCAATTCGGCTAATTCTTAATGATCAAGCAATTCCTTATATGGAGTTTCACGTCGGGCGCTCCATAACATCTGAGCGGTTTAGGAACGAGTTTATGCGAGCAAAATTACCAGACAATTTACCGTACTACTCAGACGGGTTTTGCGAGATGGCTGGAGCGGGAACAGTCCTGCGGTACATTGCAGAAAAGACTAACTTAATGGGCGTCTCCCCGGCAGACAAAGTCAAAATACAGTCTATTGTCGAATATGGTTTCTCTGTCTTGCATTCACTATGGAAAGCCGATTGCCAATGtggcgagacagagaggctTAGTGAAGATCGCGCCAAAGCGAAGTTTGTCAAGAACAAACTATTTCCCATTCTTCGGAGTCTGAATTCCCTAGTCCCAGTTTATGACGAGCATTCTGCGCTGACAcccgctgccctcgtcgATGAAGATAGCGCTCTGAGTCTTACGCCACGCCCTCAGAAAAAATGGATAGCAGGCTTCGTAAGGAGTTCGAAATTGCACGCTCAAAATTTCCTTTCATTTTTCTTCAGTTCTCTGTTGCTGATATCATC GGAATTCGGGTCAAGCATTCTCCTTCCCTTCGTTAACATCACAAAACACTCGCAAGCTGTTGAGTACTACAGGCCCAATATCAGGGCATTCTCTGAATCGCCTCATCGTTACTGA
- a CDS encoding hypothetical protein (encoded by transcript BESB_068040), producing the protein MRIQNQLPARTHTSSNWTRWQWPIRLVGVVLGEAEPDITGPSSKCTSFVEQALAIVLFSILLIFLLRKLSVGYRLELTWQRFLGNVADVIAADEVQVSQLQHLIRSELSSPGLCGRLGSRHTSELFRTLQLRPDKIMLQVPAEKAKYREKDIKRL; encoded by the exons ATGAGGATACAGAATCAACTACCCGCAAGGACGCACACTAGCAGCAACTGGACTCGGTGGCAATGGCCTattcgcctcgtcggcgttGTCCTTGGAGAGGCCGAGCCGGATATAACAGGGCCTTCGTCTAAGTGCACCAGTTTCGTGGAGCAG GCGTTGGCGATCGTCCTCTTCTCTATACTACTTATTTTCCTGCTGAGGAAGCTCTCAGTTGGATACAGGCTTGAATTGACGTGGCAACGCTTCCTTGGTAACGTGGCGGATGTGATAGCG GCGGACGAAGTGCAAGTTTCTCAGCTTCAACACCTAATTCGTTCCGAGCTCTCTTCTCCCGGGCTCTGCGGTCGGCTTGGCTCTCGTCACACTTCTGAACTATTTCGAAcactgcagctgcggccggaCAAGATCATGCTACAG GTacccgcggagaaggccaAGTATCGCGAGAAGGATATCAAGCGTCTGTGA
- a CDS encoding hypothetical protein (encoded by transcript BESB_068050), which produces MEPTQPPPKAAVVAVFLVFLLAGSTAHGGIPRAVTREQICTVNGAYDLDDPRRIQCKDTIVGTLRISNKEKFSFNVTQDTIDSRDKKYADVGNAGFLVTITKTPVTISLPLDYIKDVPFDYREEIYEYSRWEAGRRPDKFCYEDTVDKCSEDGKLAAHPQGKPLSWAHGRCCWCSEVLAFTHINNMKRGNFRCNWFAPPRALQLVTQTLFDRCEAGKEDGTVPPDRDCEREKHERAGLTDRIYTLNYTTPEVFDRSVYCNIKSCLKHAMILDKDYVSVTGYECDKVGTGLDRWGDMRGEFCHLLPGSCMSGQLRKFKEIDRLRIEQNLVPLYALKREFGGFPRYAPDPMNVTNLSSTGTRHYLGYDFGEEHFSDILFEMDATDITWLRATSPGHISFIEVPQLDICSSSTIGGCPLKSYVWNAGNEDANFAVEVPFCIDSESKERTIDVNPITPVRSTVPANEMVVFTLNFKTISSSALRVTCFMKLYDAQHLMLDQQAFNVTTADAEEDKDGLSNFERFFGIPPNPAGGTPICPCSWYNVICFLFRFRTCFAALKATIMTIVGVVLAGILLFFFGPILFPFLRIALSCFCGFARSFIALLAVFVRKYCSCLVKLCGMSARCLRRFCLTVSRFARRNCGMLSRGLRSACASLSRLLNKLCRKCVSACAESFGRHSRNLKMKMNARKRRRSGSSRVRLKLPTLKQIGKPATPKLPKIPAFRKRVKRGPGQSCNLNNGLDASGNSTNQKRLSNAVAKTAGGIAALGLLARQKRKTKKEDHTAAGAPAKEEQRKIEQAPEESVPAGHRGGAMRLTKKEKRALRYERKKLEYRQKAHAASEVPGRERLDNGISVVSRFAANEPSSGAARVNHQQKKERKTLEQNRSGKPEETHEELEALGAHDSDPRKPQKLLSHEQTPTNRRAHEDDESGSESSRKTPPVGAIMFGVRRKKKGDKKAKTIEERRDGDANEGEAGDGGEAPGADVARTKGKHEKRALEKTKKRTRDGGETDDHAAREDKGRPYNEENRESLAPTHAPGVAALNAAHSEAFDEHDIESNFSTLPSVDSEVHNETRMQGTNPDYCSSMR; this is translated from the exons ATGGAGCCAACACAGCCGCCTCCGAAAGCCGCGGTAGTGGCAGTGTTTCtggtcttccttctcgccggtAGCACCGCGCACGGAGGGATTCCCCGGGCTGTAACCAGAGAGCAAATCTGCACAGTCAACGGAGCCTACGACCTAGATGATCCAAGACGGATACAGTGCAAGGATACAATTGTTGGTACCTTGCGAATCTCTAACAAAGAA AAGTTTTCTTTTAACGTGACTCAAGACACCATCGACTCGAGGGACAAAAAGTACGCTGACGTCGGGAACGCCGGTTTCCTCGTAACGATAACAAAAACTCCCGTAACAATATCGTTGCCTCTAGACTACATCAAG GATGTGCCATTCGACTACAGAGAAGAAATATATGAATATTCTCGGTGGGAGGCTGGACGGAGGCCCGACAAATTCTGTTACGAGGACACCGTCGACAAATGTTCTGAGGATGGCAAGCTGGCAGCCCACCCGCAAGGAAAGCCCCTTTCTTGGGCCCATGGGCGCTGTTGCTGGTGTAGTGAGGTGCTGGCATTCACTCATATCAATAATATGAAGAGAGGCAACTTCCGGTGCAACTGGTTTG CTCCTCCCCGCGCCTTGCAGCTGGTGACCCAGACCCTGTTCGACCGGTGCGAAGCCGGGAAAGAAGACGGCACAGTACCCCCTGACCGCGActgcgagcgagagaagcacgAACGCGCCGGCCTCACAGACAGAATATATACGCTGAACTATACTACCCCAGAAGTCTTTGACC GTTCTGTCTACTGCAACATCAAGTCTTGCTTGAAGCATGCGATGATCTTGGACAAAGACTACGTCTCCGTGACTGGCTACGAATGCGACAAAGTCGGCACAGGTCTCGATCGGTGGGGAGATATGAGGGGTGAATTTTGTCACTTGCTACCTGGGAGCTGCATGAGCGGCCAGCTTCGGAAGTTCAAGGAAATCGACAGGCTGCGAATCGAGCAGAATCTGGTGCCACTCTACGCT CTCAAGCGGGAATTTGGTGGCTTCCCGCGGTATGCGCCAGACCCGATGAATGTAACGAACCTGTCGTCCACGGGCACCCGACATTACTTGGGTTACGATTTTGGAGAGGAACACTTCTCAGACATCCTGTTCGAGATGGACGCCACAGATATTACCTGGCTGAGGGCAACATCCCCTGGACATATCAGCTTTATCGA AGTTCCTCAGCTAGATATTTGCTCTTCCAGCACTATAGGTGGATGCCCTCTGAAATCCTACGTGTGGAACGCAG GGAACGAAGATGCAAATTTTGCCGTCGAGGTTCCATTCTGCATTGACTCCGAATCAAAGGAGCGCACTATCGAT GTGAACCCTATAACTCCGGTGCGCTCGACGGTCCCGGCTAATGAGATGGTCGTCTTTACGCTCAATTTCAAGACAATCTCGTCAAGCGCTCTTCGCGTCACGTGCTTCATGAAACTCTATGACGCCCAGCATCTTATGCTTGACCAGCAGGCGTTCAATGTGACTACAGCTGACGCCGAG GAGGACAAAGATGGACTGTCGAACTTTGAGCGTTTCTTTGGCATCCCTCCTAACCCCGCCGGAGGGACCCCCATCTGCCCCTGCAGCTGGTATAACGTCATCTGCTTCCTTTTCAGAT TTCGAACGTGTTTTGCTGCGTTGAAGGCGACAATTATGACCATTGTTGGAGTCGTCCTGGCCGGCATCctgcttttctttttcgGTCCTATCCTCTTCCCATTCCTGCGTATCGCCCTCAGCTGCTTCTGTGGTTTCGCCCGAAGCTTCATCGCCCTTCTCGCGGTCTTCGTGCGGAAATACTGCTCCTGCCTCGTGAAACTATGCGGGATGTCCGCCCGGTGTCTCCGTCGTTTCTGCCTAACAGTCTCCCGCTTTGCTCGTAGAAACTGCGGGATGTTGAGCCGTGGCCTGCGCTCTGCTTGCGCAAGCCTATCTCGTCTCCTGAACAAACTGTGTCGAAAatgcgtctctgcatgcgcggagtCCTTCGGTCGCCACTCACGTAATTTGAAAATGAAAATGAACGCCCGCAAACGCCGGAGGAGTGGCAGCAGTCGAGTCAGACTAAAACTACCTACACTGAAGCAGATAGGGAAACCCGCGACGCCCAAACTGCCGAAGATACCGGCATTCAGAAAGAGAGTGAAACGCGGTCCTGGACAGTCGTGCAACCTGAACAACGGCCTCGACGCATCCGGGAACTCGACTAACCAGAAGAGGCTCAGTAACGCAGTTGCAAAGACTGCAGGGGGTATCGCTGCTCTCGGCTTGCTCGCGCGGCAGaaaaggaagacgaagaaagaagacCACACTGCAGcaggggcgccggcgaaagAAGAACAACGGAAAATCGAACAAGCCCCGGAGGAGTCTGTGCCTGCGGGACACCGAGGAGGCGCAATGAGGCtgacgaagaaggagaagagagctCTGCGCTATGAAAGGAAAAAGCTGGAATACCGACAGAAAGCTCACGCCGCGTCAGAGGTGCCAGGTCGTGAAAGACTCGATAATGGCATCAGTGTGGTTAGCCGCTTCGCTGCGAACGAGCCGTCCTCAGGAGCTGCAAGAGTAAACCATcagcagaagaaggaacgAAAAACGCTAGAACAAAACCGAAGCGGTAAGCCTGAAGAAACTCACGAGGAGTTGGAGGCGCTGGGCGCCCACGACTCGGACCCCAGGAAGCCACAAAAGCTTCTCTCGCACGAACAAACGCCGACAAACAGAAGAGCCCATGAGGACGATGAAAGTGGATCTGAAAGTAGCAGAAAGACTCCGCCAGTTGGCGCGATCATGTTCGGAGTTcggaggaaaaagaaaggGGACAAGAAGGCCAAAACTAtcgaggagaggcgcgatGGCGATGCcaacgagggcgaggcgggcgacggaggTGAGGCGCCTGGAGCAGACGTAGCACGTACCAAGGGAAAACACGAGAAacgcgcgctggagaagacgaagaaaagaacCAGAGACGGAGGGGAAACAGATGACCATGCAGCGAGGGAAGACAAAGGCCGACCATATAATGAGGAAAACAGAGAGTCCCTGGCACCCACTCATGCTCCGGGGGTTGCTGCTCTAAACGCAGCGCACTCAGAAGCCTTTGATGAGCATGACATCGAGAGTAACTTCTCGACACTTCCAAGCGTCGACTCGGAGGTGCACAATGAGACGAGAATGCAGGGAACTAATCCAGACTACTGCTCTTCCATGCGGTAA